In Luxibacter massiliensis, a single genomic region encodes these proteins:
- a CDS encoding MurR/RpiR family transcriptional regulator — MDILERIHKLYPSLTRKQKGIADYLLDNPEDICYITLAQLSQQTGASELTILRFCQKMGCESFLKLKDNFREYTQWMVKHLSSSAYFVPEVDSKNITGKQELLKAICTEEASAAVEFFSTVDLESIISAVQMIRKSRHILVMAHDISKIPGEFLVFRLRLLYFDAELIDLADLTETQSRLQDLEEGDLVVFFAFPKYYYPLASIARKVIEKGIPILGITNNPSSPIAEYSSQLLLCQTSTRVFYNTLTLPMAMLNLLASYLVIDTVPDSDREEFMDTLSS, encoded by the coding sequence ATGGACATATTAGAACGGATTCATAAGCTTTACCCCAGCCTGACAAGAAAGCAGAAGGGGATTGCAGATTATCTTTTAGACAACCCGGAAGATATCTGTTATATTACATTGGCCCAGCTAAGCCAGCAGACAGGGGCATCAGAATTGACTATCCTACGTTTCTGCCAGAAAATGGGATGTGAAAGTTTTTTGAAATTGAAAGATAACTTTAGGGAGTATACACAGTGGATGGTAAAGCATTTATCATCGTCTGCTTATTTTGTCCCTGAAGTGGATAGTAAAAATATCACAGGAAAGCAGGAGCTGCTTAAGGCAATTTGTACTGAAGAGGCAAGCGCCGCCGTAGAGTTTTTTTCAACGGTGGATTTGGAGAGTATTATTTCTGCTGTGCAGATGATTAGAAAGAGCAGGCATATTTTAGTGATGGCTCATGACATTTCCAAAATACCCGGGGAGTTTCTTGTATTTAGGCTGAGGCTTTTGTACTTTGACGCAGAACTTATCGATCTGGCAGACCTGACTGAGACACAGAGCAGGCTGCAGGATTTGGAGGAGGGAGACTTGGTAGTGTTCTTTGCGTTCCCCAAATATTATTATCCTCTGGCCAGTATTGCACGTAAAGTTATAGAGAAGGGAATCCCTATCCTGGGTATTACTAATAACCCTTCCTCGCCTATAGCGGAATATAGCAGCCAGCTTCTTTTATGCCAAACCTCTACCAGAGTCTTTTATAATACTCTGACTCTGCCAATGGCTATGTTAAATCTTTTGGCCTCTTATTTAGTGATCGATACTGTCCCAGATTCTGACCGGGAAGAGTTTATGGATACTCTCTCATCATAA